The window GCCCGGACAATCGCGTTACCCTGCAGCGGCGTATGGAGCAAACATTATGCCGCCGCCCGCAATTGAGTTTGGTGTAGACGGCGGTACATTTCACACCGGCCAAACAATTCTCGGTGCGGTCCGGCGTCCACAATGGTTCCCCGGTCCATGACCACGATATGATCCGCTAAATCCAAGGTCGAGACGCGATGCGTGATCATGATGGTGGTCCGGCCGCGAATAAACTCTTCGAGGGCCCGGTGGATTTCTTGTTCGCTTTCGGGGTCGATTTGGCTGGTTGCCTCGTCCAGAAGTAATATCGCAGGATTGCGCAGAATCGCCCGCGCCAAGGCAATCCGCTGCCGCTGCCCCCCCGACAGACGCGCTCCCTGCGGGCCAATGATCGTCTGGTAACCATGCTCTAATTGTTGTTCAATAAATTGATGCGCATGGGCCTGTTGGGCGGCGGCAATGACCTGCTCAGTGGTGGCCGTCGGGGCGCCATAACGAATGTTATTGAATACCGTGTCGTCAAATAGCAGCGCTTCCTGGGTGACCAGGCCGATCTGGCCGCGTAGTTCGCGCACCCGCGCCTTGCGGATGTCGATGCCGTCTATGCGGACGCTGCCAGCGGCCGGGTCATAAAACCGCGGGATCAGATTGAGCAATGTACTTTTGCCGCAGCCATTAGGCCCGACGATCGCCACGGTCTGGCCGGCAAAAATTTCTAGACTAAGATTGTGCAGGACGAGTTGATCGGGATGATAGGCAAATTTGACATTCTCCAAGGTGATCGCGCGGCTATGCCGGGACAGGCGGACTGGCCGCGGCGGGTCCTGGATGGTTGGTTCGCGGTCCAAATACTGGTAAATTCGGTCTCCCGCCGCCATCGCCCGTTGCAACCTGCCAAAAACGTCCGAGAGCTTGCGGGCCGGATCGGTCGTGCCAACCAATAAACCATAAAAAATCAGCAGGGAACTTAGGCTTAGCGGGCGGTCCGTCATGCGAATGCCAAAGATGTGGGTTTCTTGGTTGAGCACCAGATAAGCCCCGGCCAAGATGCCCAGACAGATCGCGCTGATGCCCATCATCTCGGTCAAGGGATGAATCAGCGCGTCATAACGGGCAATTTTCATCCCGCGTTTAAAAATCTCTTTATTATTGCGATGAAAGCGCAGCCGTTCGTGCCGTTCGCGGGTAAAGGCTTTGACCACTTTGATATTGCCAAAGGTTTCGCCCAATATGCCAAAGAGCGCGGCGATTTCTTCCATGGCGCGGCGATTGGCGCGTTTCAGCGATTGGGCCAGGCGATTGATCAGAAATCCCATGATCGGCGCGAAAACTAGCGATAACAACAAGAGCCGCCAACAGACAAACGCCGCCCCGGCCAGGCAGACGATCATTTTGAGCGGCTCGCGCACCGCCCTGCCCAAGAGTGTCTGGATCCCCGCGTACAAGGCGTCCATATCATTGGTAAAGCGGCTTAGCAAGTCACTGGTTTTACTCTCGCTAAAGTTCGCCAGATCCAGCCGTAGCGTGCGGCGAAAAAACTTTTTGCGCAGGTCGGTCATCACCAGCATCGTCAGCCGATCGACCAGGATCGAATCAAACACCAGGAACACATTTTTTAGAATTGTACCCGCCAACAAGACCATCATGATCGCCAGCAAGGTTTGAAATTTATCACTGGGCAAATATTCATGGATAAGCGGGCTGAGCCACTCTTGCCGCGCCAGATGCGTTTCTTCCGCGGATAGCTTAAAAACCAATTCCTCGCGCCGCGCGCGGGCAAAGTCACCTTCTGGGGCCGGGGCATTGCCCGGTAATGCCGCCAATTCTGCCTGCCAGGCCTGGATATTTGCCCGCGATGCCTGAATATCCTTGGTCACCCATTCTTGTAACGACTGTCCGCGAAAGATGACTTCCACCACCGGGTACGCGCCCCCGATGTTCGCGCCCCATAATAGCGCAACCAGAATCGCACAACCGGCCGAGGCGGCCAGCGTGGCTTTGTACCGTAACACGCGCTGCAAGGTGCGCGCAAAATTCTTCATTCGTCAGTCCCGGATGCGTATGGCTGCTTTTTTATCGCCGCATTGACGGGGGCTTATTATCCCCCCCGCGACAACACGTGTCCCCCCCCGCGAGCGCTGCTTTTGCGTAAAATCCGGCCCGGGATGCCACCCAAAGCTATTTCACGCATAAAACTTGCTAGCACGTTCCCGTCGTTAGACGGGTGGGGACGCTACTTTTAGCACAATGCGAACAGACGGCCAAGAGCGATGTCCGCCGCCCATCCCCGTTACAATCCGCGGATTTGGCACACCCCTTTCAATCTGTCAACTCCGGTGGGTGGGTGGAGAAGGCCGCCCCTCTGTGTCGAAACCCTTAGGTAGGCCCTCCCGTTTGCGCACCTGGTATTTTTTGACTTTGCCATGCCCAGTCCCCGCCGCAAATCCGCTTCTTCCGTGCAGACCCCGTTAGAGACGTATCTGCGCGAAATAAACGAAACCGCGTTATTAACGGGGGATGACGAGCAACAATTGGCCATTGCCATTGGCCAAGGGGACCTGCGCGCCCGGGACCGCATGGTCCGCGCCAATCTGCGACTGGTGGTCAATATCGCCCGCGGTTACGCCGGCAAAGGCTTGGGCCTGCAGGATTTAATCGAAGAGGGAAACCTGGGATTACTGCGGGCGGTGGAGGGGTTTGACCCCGCGATGGGGACCCGCTTTAGCACGTATGCCAGCTACTGGATCAAGCAGTCGATCAAGCGGGCGCTTATAAATTGCGGCAAGACAATCCGTATACCCGCCTACATGGTGGAATTGCTCTCTAAATGGCGGCGCGCGTCTGCCCGCTTGACCGAGGAACTTGCCCGCACACCCACCCCGGAAGAAGTGGCCCGGGTTCTGGGCCTGCAGCGGAAAAAGCTGCCGATTATCAAAAAAGCGATTCGCATTTATAACTCCACCCCCCAAACCGAGCAGGCCGATGTCGGCTGGTCGCTGGGGGATATGGTGTGCGACGAGAACGCCAAAACGCCCGAGGATGTTCTATTAAACGAGGACAATCTGGTCCACGTCATGGAAATGATCAAGTCCATGGATCCCCGCGAGGCAACCGTCCTCAAAATGCGCTTTGGCCTGGATGACCACGAGCCCAAGACGCTCAAGGAAATAGGAGAATCGCTGGGTCTGACACGCGAGCGTGTGCGTCAGATCGAGACCGAAGCGCTGGCTAAACTGGCGGCGGGGCTTGATTCGCGTCCGTAGCGTGACAACGCCGCCGATGTCAGCGGCGGTTGCACAACGCGGGACCAGTGTGGCATGACTCTAGATGGCACATGCGGGCTATAGAACGCGTCTCTGCCGAGGGGCAAACTCCTCTGTTCTATATTGCCGTTCTCCGTCTACGTTCCCTGGACGGCGGGTCCTGGTTGGGGAAAAGCAATCGGCTGGGGGCGCCGGGATGAGTTTTTTAGAATTACCGGTCGGGCGCGGTCCCGGCTAGCTGGCGTCGCACCATACCCCGGGAAATTCCCCAAGAGCACGCGCTGGGATAAATTCGCTTGCATCGTTCGATCCTCCTGATCGCAGGTCCCGGGCCGTGGCGAGATCACCGACAATCATGCTGTCGGATCGGATCACGCGCCAAGTATCCCGGTACGGTAAAGAAGTCCTGTTTTCCGCTTTCCGCCTGGCAAGCGCCGGTAAAATAATTTCCGGCAATCAGCAACTGCATCGTCGGATACGCGGATAATCTTGATGCACAACGTGGTTTTGGCGGAAATAAGTAAAACATTTCTTTCATATCCCGAGCTTGATTGGCGCAATCGTTACAACGCGCAGCGCGACTATTAAAATTTCCCGCCAAGCTCTAAAATAGGACTGCCTCAACCCAACGTTCACTTTCGCGCCCATGCCGTTCATCCTGGAAACCCTGGTCACCACGCTGAATGCCGACGGTTCGGTCAATTTGGCTCCCCAAGGCCCGATCGAGTTGATCCGCGACGAACGCTATTTGCTGCGCCCTTATCAAGGCTCCCGCACCTTTGAAAATTTGCTTCGCGCCCGCTGTGGCGTGCTGCACATCTGCGACGATCCGCTGTTGTTGGCCCAGGCCGCCCTGGGCGAGCCTGATCCACCCCCCAAGACGCGCCCCGCCAAGGAATTTGCCGGACGTGTGCTTTCCGCCGCCTGCCGCTATTATGAATTTATCATCGAGGAAATCAACACCGCCGCGGAACGGAGTGAACTTACCGCCCAGGTGGTCCGCAAAAAAACGGTACGCGAATTTGGCGGATGGAATCGGGCCCAGTTTGCCGTGTTGGAGGCGACCATTTTAGCGACACGGTTGCGATTCTTTCCCCCCGCGGTCGTGCAGACGGAACTGCAACGATTGCGCCCCCTGGTGGAAAAAACCGGTGGCGAACGGGAACTTGCCGCCTGGAGTTATGTGGAAGGTCAAATTCAAAAATTTTACAATCCTATCATTCCTGGCGACGGAACTGATACCATGGAACATTCATCTCCCGGCTGAAATTGCCTGAAATCAAATTGCCCGACGGACGAGCCCCGATGCTTTTATGACCGATCTTCCCGCCATCCTTGATATCAATACGCCAGCGCGGCTGCACTTTGGGCTATTGGGGTTTGGCCAAGGAAATTCCCCGCTGGGCAGGCAGTATGGCGGTGTCGGGGTAATGTTGGCCCAGCCAGGCTGGCGGCTGCGGATGACCACCGCCGCGGAATGGCGGGTAACCGGTCCCCAGCGGAGCCGGGTGGAGGGGGTGCTAGAAAAAATAATCGAACGTTGGCAGCTACTGCCAACGGAAGGTGTGCAGACTCCGGGAGTATCGGGGGAGCAGCACCCATCCAAGAATTTACCCGTCGATCATGCAGACCGGGCATCCCGGCAAGTCCGTCCCTTTGCCGTCGAGGTCTTGCAGGCCCTCCCACCGCATGCCGGATTGGGTAGCGGTACCCAACTTGCCCTGGCCCTGGCGTTGGCCCTCTTTCACTGGCATGGTCGGCCGATTGGCCATTTGTCGGAATTGGTCCGATTAGCGGGACGGGGAGAGCGCAGCGCGGTGGGGAGCCACGGTTTTTTGCACGGCGGTCTTATTGTGGAACCGGGCAGACTGACGGGCGAAACTCTTCCACCACTGGTCCGACAAGTTCCATTACCTCCTGACTGGCATGTACTGCTGATCCGACCACTGGATTTGACGGGCACCGCTGGCGACGCCGAACGGGCCGCTTTCGCGCGATTACCCCCTATCTCCCCCACCATCACGCATGCCTTGGCCGGATTGTTGCTCTTGGAAATACTCCCCGCCGCTCTTTCCGCCGACTTTGTCCGCTTTGGCCAAGCCGTTTATCGGTATGGACTGTTAGCGGGAGAGTGTTTTTCCCCGATCCAGGGGGGACCATACGCCCACGAGCGGATCGGCCAGATGGTGCAAGCGCTGCGCGGCCGTGGTGTGGCGGGGGTGGGGCAAAGCTCGTGGGGGCCGGTCATTTACGCCTGGTTTAAAAGTCTTTGTGCCGCGGAGGAATGGGCGGAGGCGTTATCCCAAGACCCCCTATGTGCTGGCTGTGAGCTGACCGTGACCCCCCCCGCGCGACATGGAGTCACCGTGAATGGTGCCCCGTGGTGCTTTGTCTAATTGCCTGTTTTGCCACAATAATATGCCTGACGTAACTTGGGTACTTGAGCCCAACATTTTTCCCGAGACGCATGGCCCGATCCGGAAAGCCATCCGTGATCAGGGGTATCGTATCGTTGAATGGTCTGACACTTGGTGGTCTGAAGGTGTGCCCTCGCATATTCCCACTTCGTCTGTGGTATTTCATGGCTCACTTGGCAACGCTGCACGAATTACCGATGAACTTCAATGGACTCCTGGCTCATTTTGTCCAGTTGAATTTTTTCGTTGCTCAACATGGTATGAATCCGCTCGAGAATGGCTTATCCATAGTGATTGGAAGATCTGTCCTGCAAATGAATTGGTCGCAAACTCTCGCTTGATTGCAAATGAACTCGGCTCTACTGATCGCCTATTCGTGCGTCCTGACAGCCCATTAAAACCATTTAGTGGACGGGTTGTTGATATTGCCACGCTTACGCTAGCAAAGCTCGATCATGGTTTCTACTACGATGATGATTCAATTCTGGTCGTCGTCGCACCCATTCAAACAATCGGCAATGAATGGCGTTTTGTGATTGCAAATCGTTCAGTCATCGCAGGTTCGGCCTACGACCCTAAAGTGCGAAAACCGGTGACCGTACAATTAAACTCTTCTGCAGCGAACTTCGCGTCTACTATAGCGACGTCGCTCGCGGAACCTGATAACGTCTACATACTCGATGTCTGTGAATGTAATGGACAATTGCGACTATTGGAATTGAATCCCTTTGGAGGCGCTGACCTTTACGCCTGTGATCCAGTGGCGATAGTCGAGCGTGTGTCGGCGCTCGCTTCCTCAATGTAAGGGAATTCACGCAAAGCCGCTTAGCTGTGCGGTCTAACAATGGAAAATCGTTCGCCGCGGCCTGGTGAACGATGTCGTTAATACACAAGCTGCTTCTCCCGTTAATAGATATTTGGTATTGGCCAATACCAAATCAGCTTATGGCAACACTTTTTACTCAACAACTTCCCATTATTGCGCTTATTCGCCCAGAGATCTGTCAACAGCATGAGTTGGCGGGGGCACGTCTTATGATTGATAATGCCGTTTAGCGAATTTTTCCGCATGCCACGGGGTGTAGAACAATTCTTTCCCTGTGAACCCTAGCGCCACAGGTCGTGTCATTGGCGATTAAATTCGTTGGATTGTGGCACCAGATTTTGCAATGCGCTATTCATACGGCACACAATGTTGCACGGCTAAAAAATTGCGATTGGGAAAAAATGCATGAATTGAGGGAACCCTGCCAGTTAAAATACGCTGGTTTTGATCCGTTACATGTCCCTTCCGCGAGTGATTTTTTTTAATTTTTTTGTGTTCTAGCGGGGCCATCCTCTGGCAAAAAAATTCGAAAGCTGGGAAAATTTGATTTTTGAAATACGGGGCGGATCTGCCGAGAGGCTCTGCCCCGAAATTTACAGTAAATAACGGGCCCGTAGCTCAGCGGTTAGAGCAGGGGACTCATAATCCCTTGGTCGTGTGTTCGAATCACACCGGGCCTACTGCATTTTCTTGTGACAAAACGCCCTTGGTAGCCTGTTTGGTAGCCCAAAATGAAAAGATTCTCAAACGGCTCGATGGGTTGCGGGATAATCCAGTAATCTTCTGGCGTTTCTATTCTGTTAGTCCAGTATTTTCTTGTGATTTGCCGCCCCAAATAGATTGACTAAAGCGGCAAGCCTGAACATACTAGGCGTGCTATCAGTTTGGCCAAATTGTTAGCTATTTCTAGGAGCCACATTTTCATTCAATCAAGGGGCAGCCAATGCGGTCCGTGCTATGCGCGTGTTTGTTATTTTTCAGTGGCCTATGGTCTCTCCAGGCGGTGATGCTTGACCCTCTGTCGGTCGGCAACTGCAATCTCTTTCTCGATGCTCGGGACCTCTCGACGCTCACATTGACCCCCGCGGGTAAAGTGCTGGCCTGGAAAGACAAAGCCACGGGGCTGGTCTTTGCCGCCCCGGATGAAGCCCGCGCACCGCAATACGTGCTAAACTCCCCCCTGGGACCAGCCGTTTACTTTGAGCCGATTCACTACCTGAAAGCTGTGGTCGCGGATTGGATGACAACCCAAGGTCAAATCGGCATGAACGTGCATTGGCTCGAACAGTCATCCGAGACGTTCCCGCTCTCGAGCGCGGATGAGCAGAGCAACAGCAAATACACGATGTTTTACACGCGCCAAGTAGGACCGAATTACCGATTTGGCATGCGTATGCGTAATCAACCCGACGTTCCGGCGTTCAACGGCGGGATCGAGGCGGATGGATCGAATATGCTGCTCAATACCAACTATTCGCTGAATATCCGGGCACACGGGATCGGCGGAACATCCAGCTATGAACTGTGGGGGAACGGGGTCAATTATCCGCCGACCTACGGCAGCAACGCGGCCATGCTGAATAGCTGGATGGGGAACGTGACCGGGCGGGATAACCTCATTTTGGGGGCGTTTCAGCTACAAGACAGCGTGCAGCAGACGGGCAAGTTCTACATCGGCCAGGCCGTGGCGTTTAGCGCGCCGCTGAACACCACGCAGAATGCGGAGTTCCAGGATATGCTCTTGAATATTGGGTCCACGCCGATCCCCGAACCGGGGGTGGTATTTGTGGGAATGGGGGTATCGCTGGCCTACTTGTCTTTGAGCTTTTCCCGGAGAGCGTCAAGGGTGTCCATTACCCGATAGCTTGCGGATCGCGCGTGCAGTGTGAAAAGCTAACCAACCCGTGAGAAACGAACAAATTAGCGGGTAGGCGACCGCGACCACGTCGATCAACAATCTGGGAATGTATTCCCTGTAATCATACCATTGCATTAAATAGGCGGCGTTTCCCAATCGTGCCCAAAACCAAGAGCTAATCCCGGCGGTCACTGCAAATAATAGCGGTAATATCAAGTGGTTCTGATCTAATTGTCGAGCTTGGGTGGCAAATTTTTTTGCAGCGGCCCGATACGGCTCTACCTGCGATTCACCTTGCCTAAAGTTGAAATCTGGTGTGGTTTCGGGGGGTGTGAAATGCACCACAGGGGGTGGTGATGGCGGGGATTGGCTATGCGCCTTACCAAACACAGACAATACGTCTTTCCAGGGTCCACCCTGGGACTTTGAGACTAGCGCCACACCCGGGATTTGTCCGGAATCCCAAAGTTCGCGAAATTGGTCCAGGGAATAGGGACCATACTCCTGGTTTTCAATTTTAAGAAACAACGTCACTTTCCACTCTCTTTCTTGGTTTTAACTGGCTTATCTCTTTTCTCCGGCACCACTTCTTTAGGGGCCGGGGGCTGTTTGGCCGCCTCGGCGTCGATCTTGGCCAGGGCCTGGAATACTTGCCGGTTGAGGTGCGGGTCTTCGGGGAAGGGACCGGCGGCAAGGGTTTCGGCTTGTTTGAATTGATCTAATGCGTCGGCGAACGGGTCATCGTCATCGAGCTTTTTGCCTTGGCGGTTAGGCATTAAAAGCCCACGTTCAATTAGGAATTCATCGTATTTCGGGCGTTTTTCTAGCGGTAATGAAAGGAACTTTGCGCGGTACTTTTCGTAATGTTTCGCGCATAAACCACGGGTAATTCGCGTGCTCCCGTCTTCGCAGACGATGCAAACGCGTCTCGATTCACGTTCCTTGGCCAGTTCTCTTTGCTGCATTCATGAATAATAGCAAACTTTTTTAGATATTTCTAAGTGCTTTTCTGGTAATAGTTTACATATTCTTTGCTGTTTGTTGTGGAAACTTCACGGAAAGTACACTGTTGACAAAGCCGATAATGTTTGTACTATACCGTTACTTTACAGCAACCAAGCAGTTAGCGCACGGAGGCCGGATCATCAAGAGGTTCCACCGTGCAGCTAAATCGAATAGTCGGATTCACGATTGGCATTAAGGCCATGATCAAAATACCACGTCGGCATATTGCTCGCATTCGTGAGCGAATCCTCCAAGGGGTTTGCTTACTGTGCGATGAACCACACGCAAAACGTGGCCTGTGCCACCGGCACGCCAACGCCTATTACCAGCGATGGTGGCGACTGGGGGACGACGAAAAGAGGCAGCTTTACGAGGCGCGTTGCATTTCCAAGGGGCTGATTTTGCCCACGGGAGCCATCCGCCAGATCAAATCCACCAACCCATTTTCGGAGGCGTGATGGACGGGGAAACCTACAGCTTTCGTTTGAATCCAGTGCCCGACAGTGAGTCGCAAATCTTTGATCAGATTGCGTCGCGGCTGTTTGTGGAATGGTCTTCGTCGTACTCAGTCACCGATGCAACGTCCACGGATGTCCTGAATAAATTGGCGGACAAAGCGCTATTCTTTGCCGCCGCGTTCGTTGAGGCCAGACGGGGCTATTTGACTACAAGGGAAAAAAAGGAGGCGTGATGGATGCCGCGCCGAGTTTGCCAGGCGGAATGCCCCCCAAGCGTCCAGACAAACCGGAAACTGGCCCGGATGCCAGCAAGTCCGTATTCACTTTAATGCGTGATTTGGGGCTTGGCCGACTGGCGGAAATGGGCCAACTGGCAATGCGCCTGCCAGGTGAAATCAAGGACGTGGCCCAAGCGTTCCGGTTCATTCGCACAGGCACGCGGGCGGCAGGTTCCGCTGTCGGCGCGAGTGCGGGAAATGGCGCAAACGGGGCGATTGCCACCGCCGGGGCTTCTGTGGCACAAGCAGTGACCGCCGGGTCACCAGCGGCGAGCGGTGGCACGGCAACCGTGGGACCAGCCGTCGCCACGGGCGCGGCGACAGCGGCGGGCGGAGCGGCGGCTGGTGGCGGCGCGGCCACCACGGGCGCGGCGGCGGGTGCCGCAACGGCGGGTGGAGCGATGGCGGCAATGGCCGCGACACTGGGGCCGGTGGGGATCGCGGTGGCGGCCCTGACGGTGGCTGTGGCGGTTTCGGTGATCGCATTTAAGGCCCTCTCCGCCGCGGTCAAATCACAAACCGCGGCGATTAGCCAGTATTCGCCGGAACTCTCCATAGCCGAATCCATTGGCGAAATTCGCCAAATGCAAGCAGAGATACGACGGGCTGATGCGATCGGACCGGGACTGGCAAAAATGTATGACGCCATCAGCCGGATCGAGACAATCTTTTACGACATAGGGACAAGCTGCCTGAAATTATTAGTGAAAATCTTTGAACTTCTGGAGCCATTTATTGAATTCATGATTGACACGCTGGGCTTAATAGCCGCTGCCATAGATTTTGGCGTGGACGATTTGGTAACCATCATCGATTTGTTTACCGATCCCGTGAGGGTCTGGACGGAAGACCTAGGCAAACTCAAAGAATTACTGGGAAAAATCAACAAGGCAATTCAGGCATTTGGTGAAAATGGGGATGAAATCGACGATTTTGGCGATAAGTGGCTGGGTCAACTGTCGGCACTCTACACCGGCATGGGGGGGGTGCGTTTAGCGCCCCCGGCCAACATCAAGCCTCGACCGGCGGGAGGTTAAATCATGCCCACACTCGCGGACCGCACATTTGTCGGGCAACCTCTGGGGACACTGTCTTACGACGGCTATGTTTTCGATGGTAGTTCCCAGGTCAAGGCCAAGACCATCCCCCTCAAGGATGACGCTGGGCGCGTGACGATTGCGCATGAAATCACACTCACCATTACGGGTGTCATTGCCAATCAAGGTGGCAATAGAATGTTTTGGACGGAATTGGAAACAAAACTCCTGAGACAAGGGGGGCGGTTTGTCATGACTGGGCGGGGGTTCTTGGACATCGATACCAGCGGGTATAATTCGCTGAATCGATCCAGGGACATCGCCAATGGGCCAAGTCCCCAGTCCCTGGATTGGGAACCGATAGGCTCAAGCAATTCGTGTGCCTTCGTTTATGTGGTCAAGATCACCTTGCCGGTTCCATGCTATCTGGACCAACTGGGTATACCCAGCGTGCTCAACTCGGGCGTCATGGCCTTCAATTACAGCCTGGATTACAGTTACAACGATGGTGGGTATTGCACACGGGCGATTGCGGGTTATATCCAAATCGCGCAAAACACCGGTACGGATTCGCGTCCACTGGATGCCATTGATCAATACCGCGAGCGTTTGCGGGTGCCGGTGCTTCCTAACTTCACACGCAACCAATCTTTCCAAATCACACCTGACCGCACGAGGATGAATTTTACGATCACCGATACGGAGATCGAGTCCCCCAACGCCTACCCCGAAGGCGTGCGGAAAATTGAAGCCCGGCATCGGGTGAGTTGGCAACGTGGCAAGGGACAGGGGATGCTCCCACGAAACTTTGTGGGAGCCTCGATTGAACTGTTGCCGACGGTTGCGCCCGAACGGGCGTTCCGCATCTTCCTGGACCTGCTTTTCAGTCGCATCCAAACATCGGAGCAAAACGGTGTTCCGGTTTTCCTGGATTCCCTGGATGTGGAAGAGGATATTTACTCGCGAAGTTCCAGCTTTTCCGCCAGCTACCGTATCCTAGGGGGCATCCCGGAATTTTTGGACATGGGATTGTGGAAGCGTCTGCCCGACACGTGGGACCGCTGGGCAGTGGGAGCACGGTTTGCCAAAGATGTGCGCGGCCACACCTTGCTGAATTTTACGCGTGGCGAAGACATTGTGATATCGCTCTGCAACCAAAGGGATGGCGCGTTGTTTGAGGATTATCTCAAGCCAGAGCCACGTTACCGGGAAAAACCCAGAAAACCAGAGAACAAAAAACCGCCACCAGACAAAAGTTACGTTGGTTTTCAAAACCAGATTGTGCCAAAATCTCAAACGCCCTCTTATCGACAACGTCCATTGCAGCCACCCAAGTCCCAGAGCGATGACCCGTATGCGCCTGGTTATGTGTCAGGAGGAACCGTTGCCGGGTCAGCGGATATGCGGGCCACGTCGCTGGACCTGGGAACAACCAGCGGAACGGCGGACACTTTGCAACAGAGCGGCCAACCATCGATGGACGTGGCGCTGATCGGCCTTGCGACCCGCGCGGGATACCCCATTCCCAAACCCAAGCTGGAAAAATTCGGCAACCAGACACCAATCGAAACGGACTCGGTATTTGATTGTCGGATTGTCGCGGTCTGTTTTGGTGTGCCACTGTACGCTGCCCGCTGGGCCATAAATTACATGATTCCGGGGCTGCCCGGAACAGTCACCATTCCCGATAACGTGGAGCAAAATCAATGAGTGCACAGTTACCTATAGTGGACCTGCAAACGGGTTCGATGAAATTCAACATTGTGGACGATGCCACCGGTACAAAAACGCCACATGAAGTGGACGTGATGCTGCTGAAACTTGCTTGCGAAGAGCAAGAACGGACCCACAACCTGGAAATCCGGGATGGCAAATACGTGCCGACTCCGCAGTTCCTGTTCGACCTGGCAAACAGCCTCAAGGGGCTGGGGTTGCCAATGTGCACCCCCACGATGGCGTTCCAGCTATGGTGCGCGGCCGGTGCCCAAATCGAAACCTTAAAAAAAAATACCGAGACGCCGCCGACATAGCGTTTTGGTACGGACTGGACGCCGAAAACATGCCCCGCGGCAAGCAAATCGGACTGCTAAGCAACCTCAACCGCGTTAAAGCCCAAGAGCGGATCAACCTGGGCTTGGTAGACCCCTGCGATTACCAGCAAGCCTACCACACCTATTTGCAAGCTTTTGATGACGAACAGTTAGCCCGCGAGGCGCAATCCCGTGCCGCGCGGGCCTATGCCGAAAGAGCGACCCGTAATACCCATGCCCCAAATTGACACCCAAACTCCCCCGCCTGAGCCAGCCGGAATGCAGAGCGCCGATCCCCGGATCAACAAGGCGCTCCGTTCGCTCTTGGGAC of the Pirellulales bacterium genome contains:
- a CDS encoding ABC transporter ATP-binding protein codes for the protein MKNFARTLQRVLRYKATLAASAGCAILVALLWGANIGGAYPVVEVIFRGQSLQEWVTKDIQASRANIQAWQAELAALPGNAPAPEGDFARARREELVFKLSAEETHLARQEWLSPLIHEYLPSDKFQTLLAIMMVLLAGTILKNVFLVFDSILVDRLTMLVMTDLRKKFFRRTLRLDLANFSESKTSDLLSRFTNDMDALYAGIQTLLGRAVREPLKMIVCLAGAAFVCWRLLLLSLVFAPIMGFLINRLAQSLKRANRRAMEEIAALFGILGETFGNIKVVKAFTRERHERLRFHRNNKEIFKRGMKIARYDALIHPLTEMMGISAICLGILAGAYLVLNQETHIFGIRMTDRPLSLSSLLIFYGLLVGTTDPARKLSDVFGRLQRAMAAGDRIYQYLDREPTIQDPPRPVRLSRHSRAITLENVKFAYHPDQLVLHNLSLEIFAGQTVAIVGPNGCGKSTLLNLIPRFYDPAAGSVRIDGIDIRKARVRELRGQIGLVTQEALLFDDTVFNNIRYGAPTATTEQVIAAAQQAHAHQFIEQQLEHGYQTIIGPQGARLSGGQRQRIALARAILRNPAILLLDEATSQIDPESEQEIHRALEEFIRGRTTIMITHRVSTLDLADHIVVMDRGTIVDAGPHRELFGRCEMYRRLHQTQLRAAA
- a CDS encoding RNA polymerase sigma factor RpoD/SigA codes for the protein MPSPRRKSASSVQTPLETYLREINETALLTGDDEQQLAIAIGQGDLRARDRMVRANLRLVVNIARGYAGKGLGLQDLIEEGNLGLLRAVEGFDPAMGTRFSTYASYWIKQSIKRALINCGKTIRIPAYMVELLSKWRRASARLTEELARTPTPEEVARVLGLQRKKLPIIKKAIRIYNSTPQTEQADVGWSLGDMVCDENAKTPEDVLLNEDNLVHVMEMIKSMDPREATVLKMRFGLDDHEPKTLKEIGESLGLTRERVRQIETEALAKLAAGLDSRP
- a CDS encoding DUF447 family protein; protein product: MPFILETLVTTLNADGSVNLAPQGPIELIRDERYLLRPYQGSRTFENLLRARCGVLHICDDPLLLAQAALGEPDPPPKTRPAKEFAGRVLSAACRYYEFIIEEINTAAERSELTAQVVRKKTVREFGGWNRAQFAVLEATILATRLRFFPPAVVQTELQRLRPLVEKTGGERELAAWSYVEGQIQKFYNPIIPGDGTDTMEHSSPG
- a CDS encoding ATP-grasp domain-containing protein, with amino-acid sequence MPDVTWVLEPNIFPETHGPIRKAIRDQGYRIVEWSDTWWSEGVPSHIPTSSVVFHGSLGNAARITDELQWTPGSFCPVEFFRCSTWYESAREWLIHSDWKICPANELVANSRLIANELGSTDRLFVRPDSPLKPFSGRVVDIATLTLAKLDHGFYYDDDSILVVVAPIQTIGNEWRFVIANRSVIAGSAYDPKVRKPVTVQLNSSAANFASTIATSLAEPDNVYILDVCECNGQLRLLELNPFGGADLYACDPVAIVERVSALASSM